The following coding sequences lie in one Apium graveolens cultivar Ventura chromosome 3, ASM990537v1, whole genome shotgun sequence genomic window:
- the LOC141712891 gene encoding protein DELAY OF GERMINATION 1-like → MLSPTWTTPLEQAFFWIGGWRPTMATHLLYSKSGLQLQERILNVALGLATGDLADLNASQIDQVDSLQRRTTMEEREISEKMAKQQGNMADSDMVELTHELDDNGEKVELVLRQKEEGLERVLKRADDLRLRTLKGVINILTPSQSLHFLVAAAELHLRLHDWGKQREIKDREMSTA, encoded by the coding sequence ATGCTCTCTCCCACCTGGACCACCCCTCTGGAACAGGCTTTCTTCTGGATTGGAGGCTGGAGGCCTACCATGGCTACGCACCTCCTCTACTCAAAATCCGGGTTGCAGCTCCAGGAACGCATACTTAATGTGGCTTTGGGACTCGCTACTGGTGATCTGGCTGATCTCAACGCAAGTCAGATTGACCAGGTTGACAGTTTGCAGAGGAGGACCACTATGGAGGAGAGGGAGATCAGTGAAAAGATGGCAAAGCAGCAGGGAAACATGGCTGACTCGGATATGGTGGAGTTGACTCACGAGTTGGATGACAACGGGGAGAAAGTTGAGTTGGTTTTGAGGCAAAAGGAAGAAGGGTTAGAGAGAGTACTTAAGAGGGCAGATGATTTGAGACTGAGGACTTTAAAAGGGGTGATTAATATCTTGACCCCGAGTCAGTCTCTTCATTTCTTGGTTGCTGCTGCTGAGTTGCACCTCAGGCTGCATGACTGGGGAAAACAAAGAGAGATCAAAGACAGAGAAATGTCAACTGCTTAG